AATCAAAGAGAAAGACAAGATTTAAGGTCAAAACTGTTCGAGAAATAAGACATTCCTTTGAAAAGGATATCTACTCATATCTACCGACCGAGCTTGAAAAACAACAAAATGTTCTGCTTCGTAAAATTAGATCTGGCTCTTCTAGAgacgaaaatacaaaaaccctcgccaaaaatatgttaaaatgtGACAAACCAGTGTCTAGGGCTGCGTGGCAAATGTTGATGAATCTTAATCCTGAGGACTGTACACATTCTACCCAGTTTGTGTTGTTAAATGGTAAACTCATTCGTGTTAATGGTAGCAAGGGCGGAAAGTATAAGTTCCTTTGCAAGTATGACTTAggtgaaaagaaaaaaccgatAAGAATGAAATCTTCATTGAAACGTAAATCACTGATTAAAAAGAAGGGCCTTCTGCAGAATTCCTTAAGTATAAATTTTAAACCTGGACCGCTAACCAAGAAAACATTATTAGATGATTCGTATCAAAAATACCATGTCGGAGATATAGAGTTGCTAAAATTACCGATGCCAGGGCTCGAAATACAACCGACAATTGGAAAAGCTGTAGATCCAGCAGTAGCAAAGTTTTTGCATAATATGCAACAAGCAGATGGAACGATTTCAGATAAATGGGCCGAATTTTCTGTCTCTGTTTTGTCGACTATAAAGAATGAAAATATTGTACAATGTGAAGATCAAAGTCATGTGACGTTTGACCTTAGTTACAAATGTGACCAGCAGAGAATTCTTATGCGCCGTGATATCTGTAGTGATTTTCACAAATCAATCACAAAACATACCTCGCAACCAATGGACATCACAAGAGAAGACTGCGTTGAAATTTcagaaattcaaaaaattcttGATGAAATGTTACATTCAGTACAAATTAGTGTAGAGCAAGAAAACATGTACACTGGAGATGACGAACCTAGAATTCCCGAAGACACTCATTCCAACGGGACAAATGTATTGGTAAAAGATAAGCCCAAACGTAAATATGGGGAACTTGAAAAGCTTGACGTCACGATTATACGTTTATCAGAAGCTCCTGATATAAATCCCACCAATATGTGTCCTAAGGCGCACTGTGCTTTAGGTTGTTTATGTGCATCATTAGAATgtgcattaaaatttaaaaggcACTGTGGACGTTCTGAATGTATGTTTGAATGTAAATGTGACTTTTCAAAGTATAAAGTGATTGATTCATTCGAGCGCGATTGTTCTGATTTGATACCCGGCTTACTTAATATAGACAGCGCAATGAGTTCAAAAATGGCTAAAGAGGAACAGAAATTTCATCAAACAGTTATTGTCACTTCTGAAAATAGTATGCTCTTAAAATCCAAGCGGAGGGATTGGAAATCTTCAAGAAAATACGCGGATTTTTATAGCAGCATGTGCCTCAAAGCAGAAAGCAAGTCTGATAGAGTACCGGCAATTGCACTGGAAAAACTAAAGTTAGACAACGTAGAAACATGGTGTATGATTCACAATTTATACAAgtgtttttgtaaatgtatATTTACAGATAATTCTGTTTCAGACGCAATAGTAGATGAAAATAAGGTAAATAACTTTGTGCAGAAAAATGATTTATCACTCGAAAAGCCAAATGAAAATGTTGAGAAAAATAACGGCAAAACTCGTGTGAGTGCTTTTTCGCAACAGGATAGgatcttttctttcaaaaaaagtatgaaagGCATGTGTGATCTGTTTGGAAAAGAACCGGTCGAATATTTTCCAGATGTTATTTTTGATAGTGAAAGTGCGAGAGTAAAACCATTTACAGGACGAAAATACTGTAACGAACATTATTTaaatgctaataaaaaaattattgagTTGGAAAAACACGACCATATATTACGCAACAGAATGATGGTCCTTATGAACAAATGTGCAAATGAAAGCTTAGCTCAGGCAGACACTGTCGTAGAACCGGTCAGTGATAAAACGATTGAAACGTCCACACAGCCATCAGCGCCAGTCACGTCTGATGAAGAAACAGTGCCACAGATAaagatatttacaaaaaaaagtttaccgGATAAGAAAAAGTTGGTTGCTTGGCTAGAAACAAGTTACAAACACTACAAGCAACGCATCGCACAGGGCATTGTTAAAGTGTCTCTTGATCCACCAAAACTGGGTAAAATGGCTTTGTATCCGTGGGAGTTCATTCTAAGCAGATATAGGGATAAAAAGAACCTGTTTTTGATTTCGAAAGAACCGCAGTATCGTATATTTATGGCAGTGGATACAAAGAATCCtttctttaataattgtatCGACATAAATGATATCCGTTTTGctgatttacataaatatcctAGTACTGTCAAAAATTTACTGACAAATGCAACAGATTTAAAAGATAACTTTTGTATATTGTGTGGTTTGACTTCTTGTTGGGAATTAATTGGTTCCGTTACTAAAATATGTGATCAAAAAGAGAGCAAAACAGAAATCCAATTGAACAATGAAAATCCAAAAGACGATATTCCCGAAGAGATACCAATGGTGTACGAATCAGCAGATTCTAACGCTGAAATAGCATCGCGTGAACAGCAAAAAGCAGAACACGAAACAAAGACTAAGGATAGCGAAACAATACCAGAATCTTCTAAATGGTTTGTGATGACCGTTGAaaaagattttgatgaaatacaattttataataaaggCTTTTTTGTTAAACTTGAAAGTATTATCAAAGCTATTAGCGTTGCTCGTTCTACTGGAAAAACTGTAAGGTTATCTTCTCAAAAATGTGCTGATACCACCGGCCCGCAATTTGGTATTTACGCTATACCAAATCACAATGAATCTTGTGTGTTTGTCGGACCTTATGAAAAAGACGAATCACTGGGTATAGAAaccgttaaaaatattttctgtttgCGACAGCAAAGACGTACCAGAGGCGTGTGGATTACTACCAAAAAACTGGATAATTTTCAAGTTATCGATAATCCATTGTCATTTATGCCTCCCAAAAATACTCCAATGGCTGAAATGATGACGTTAGCTGGTAATTGTGTAAATACTGGCAAAAACCCAGAGTACTTAACAGAAACAAATGAAGTAAAAGCGCCTGTATCACAAAAGAAAACAGATTTAAAAAGGCAAGAAGACACAAAAATTTTGAAACCTATAAAAATCCGAAAAACTAATGGTTTCTTTCACCTTGCACCGAATGGAACACTTAAACAAATATCTCCTCAAAAGTATAATGCTCACAGTAACGTACATTCACCTGCAGTGCTCGACACATCCTTGACAAAGCAAGCAGAAAGCCGTAGTCCTTTATTAAGCAATGCTTCGTCAATACTTGCAAATATTCCTCCACCTACGCTTGTTACAATTCATAAAAGACCGATTGCAGAAATTGCCCCTCATGTAAAAATACCAGAACCATGCAAAAAAGAAAGAGGCATGTTCATTCTAAAACCAGAAGAAATAAACAAGAGACTTCTACAACACCAAATGCCTTCTACTTCGCATCGACTGAATCCACGTGAACATAATGTCAATTCGACAGATGAACAGGAAATAGAAATGGATATAGAGAATTTCCTGGCCACTGCCGAAGAATGTGTTGCTCCAAATgatgatattttaattatatcggATGAAGAAACCGACGTGGAAAGTAAAGTAAATGCATGTCCAATAAAAAGATGGACAAAGGTGTGGATTGAATGTAAAACTGTTAATGACTTAGGTTGGATACCAGGCCGAAGAAACGAAGGAGGTTTAGTTAGCTTTGAATTTCCGGGGTTCAAGTATACAGAATTTTATGAAAAAGAAGAGGCATTTGCAAAACTTAaccagtaagtatacaattttcTTCTTCACTTTACAATTTTACCATCATTTGAAATTTCAGATTAATTTCAACTTAACCCGTCGGCCGCCCTGCGCGACACAGTGGCGTGTATCTAAGTACCTACTGGTGATTAGGCAATTTTTGTTACTGGTTTCGATCACCCTTTAACATAGGgtactagtccaaaattacccaaaaaagtcgttggtcgcgcgacgggttaataagctaacaactaaaaaaaagtaatctacatacATAAAAGCAATAATGCTATCAATGaaaatgtaatcaaaagttaaattttctcttttttagggttttgtcCAGAAAAGTATACATACCGAAAAATATTAATCTCGAATGGAGTATTGCTGAATCTGAACAGGTACTTGCCACGAAGCATATGTTAAAATCGGACGCGTTGGAACCTGATTccgtaagtaaattaaaagtcTTAAATCATCTGCTTAGCTCTTGCTTAATGCCAGATATAACTTGTAAAGTTAATTTTAGGTGATGACTAAGCGAGGTATCCGTCGAAGACATGTCCTTGTATCTGGAAAATCTTTGTTGAAGAATGAAGTTGAAGATGGTGAAAACTCGAAGGTTGAAGGCAATAATAAAGAATCGacttttaatttagaaaaagtGAGTATGATTGTTTAGACTAACGAATGAACTTGTATTAGGTACATGCTATTTAGATGTCCAGGATTAGGTATGTTACGAGGGATGTTCACTAAGTAATAAGAATTATAAGGACGCAGGTatcttataatttatttatttatttcaaaatagtgACCTCTTAGTTACGCACACTTATTATATCGTTTCTCCAAACATAAAATTccctttttattacaaaaaaaatgtctttacCCCTCAAAAATCCAGTACCTACTAGGTACGGCGATCACGAAACGAAGAAATACTTAGTTGGAAATCGCTAGGAGGTCGTGGCAGGTACGGGGTATGCTTCATAAATTCAAAGCCAGCATCTTTGATGGCAGCCATCGTCACTCTTGGCTTATGTGCGGGGGCGTTATCTAGGTGTAACAAAACAACTTTTGATAGTTTATCTCTATGTTCTGCATTTAAATTCCCGGCAATAGTGGCTCCATGATCGAGGTACCTATTCGATCATTACTACCCTTTGGCTATTCCAAAAAAGATAGTCCATGAGCTTACTGGCGGATGGGTTGCCTTAAATTTCTTAGGGTTCGGAGATGATGGCCTCTTCCAAGTCATAGACTGTTGTTATAAAACGAGTCAAAAATCGGCCAGGTTCTTGTAACAAATCCAAACAGCTTTGTGAAATCCACTGCCTGGTTTGTTTCTGTGCATCCGTAAGCATCCAGGACATTCAGCGCGctgataggtacctatttcgTGCCCAAAAGGTcatgtataatattatggaCACTCCCTTTACCAAATTGGGAGTGATGACCGTATGCgcctatttaaaactaaatttccTATGCCAAAATACCAATCAACATGGGATCCAACTAAAGTACTCCATGCCTGCCAGTGCCAGtccttttttatttctttacaaaaaatattatatgtcaTTCTCATTACTTACTTATTGAAAACCCCTCGTAAAATAAACGCTTGAAGGGGTTAATGgattcttataattattttggcATATTTGTAACACAACTTTGTCTCAGATTGCCTTtgtttggtaggtacctacattttgcACGTTCTGATTTTTTGCTTGGTTTAATTACTCATGTGgggtcgggttagaattacacctctccatttcttccgtggatgtcgttaGATGCGacaggatataggttaaggtataccgacggcgacaggctagcaacctctCACTATACCgtttttgttaaacttaaaacctaaaattgctaaaagtggctccgaagcggtaaagtttcgtgtgctctgcctacagatgtgcaagttgcagaaagtttccaaaaacttggaaagttctcggaaatttctggaaattttcacaagaaataaaagaaatttaaatttaagaaacggaaagtttcaatcctcatacaaaattgtgagaagtttccgaaaatttcctatatgaaaaattccgtaACTTTGGAGTTTCCTATGGCACACATCaggctctgcctaccccatttgggaatacaggcgtgatgtttgtgtgtgtgtgtttaattTGCCATTATATTTTTGGTGCCAGGTCCGTCTTCTCCAAAGGAAGTCGCTAAACCATGCTTTTTTAAACTCGAACGAATCATATTTTAGTAGACTTATTTTAAATTGGAAATGTAAATACGTAGATAGTTATATAtattcattgaaataaaaataatgatgacTATAGGTTACATACACCAGTTTTAATACATATAGTATagtagcttatgcccgcgacttcatctgcgcggatctagattatcgcgcggtggcgccctctaccggaataaaaggtatcctatgttgatccttggggttcaaacttcctcctatataccaaatttcatcaaaatcggttcagtggtttcgacgtgaaagcgtaacagacagacagacagacagttactttcgcatttataatagtatagTAAGTAGGGATAAGATCTTATACAATATTTGTTTGGAATATGGTCAACTCCAAATTATGGCGTCacgtaagtacttatttatattcaaaaatgtttgCAGCCACAAGATTGCATCGAAGACTTAGAAAAAACGAGTCAATTGCTGGAAGATGAAGGCCAAAGACTTTGGAACACACTAAAAACAAACTCTGACAATACCGAGGCGTTGGACGATCTTCGCGAACAGATCGCTGCGAGGCTTCAGAGTATGGTGTCTAACAtgtaaacagaaaaaaaatcaagagtTAGTAGACATTAGTAGACTGATTAAAcactttgtaaattttataaatgtttCATAAACATTACGTTCAGTCCCCACATGTATCCTCCCAAGTCCCTAAGATTACGAGGGGTGGCTGAAAAGTTCAGAAcctaagataaaaaataatatttgaaaaattttgGACTGACAAGGAAGAGGCCTTTACACAGCAGTGGGTGGAGGTGGACGCATTTGTTTGATTTACAATGTATATTTTTCAATAGGAAGGTTTGATTCTCccttaactaaataaataacgtaTAAATATAAGAACACGAAATATCTCGGATTCAGAGCTTTCCGCCGCTACTTGTACCTACTTCAATGTTTTTCTCTGCCCGCCCTGTTCCAAAAGTGTGACGGAATAGGGCTTTTGTAGTTTGTCGTTGTCGTTATCTATATATGGGTCATTGGACGGTTAATGTGTTAAAAACGAGTAACAATGAAGAGGGATATTTTAAATGACGTAGTTAACAGTTTCTATGTGAGATCGtgtttgtaggtacctatttcataATTGTGAACTTCATATTGTGAAGGAAAGTGTAACTAATTTGATTCTAAGAATTATATATACTCCTGTGTTTATCAGGTTATATCATTCACATCTGATACACTGCTTCGGTTCACATCGATGCACCTGTATGTAATAAGTAATCCACGGATTATATGTACACTAAAGAAAAACAACGCAACGATAATCTACTACAGTCAAagacacattgcacaactatcATATTTCTGAAAATTTATGATAGGTATGGACCATAAATAGTGTAACTACTTTCTATTCAGTCATACGCAACAAGTTTAAGTTCAGCATTTTTTTCTATGGTTCACATTGTCAATATTCAGAAACTGATTAGTTTTACAATGTGTTGTGCGTGACCTATTGCGACGTGACATGTCATTTGTAATTTATGTGAATTTACATGCAATAAACTACTTTTGATTTGTGCTGAGGTGGTCtgaagtacagtcaccatcagatatttcgtagcagccaaggtgatcaaaaatatcggagcatgaAATCCAATGCCTCGACACTatagtgcatgttccgatatttttaccttgaccgctccgaaatatctgatggtaaCTGTCCCTACTTCAGATGTGAATGTATGATTGTTTAAATGCTTTGTATGT
Above is a window of Choristoneura fumiferana chromosome 2, NRCan_CFum_1, whole genome shotgun sequence DNA encoding:
- the ocm gene encoding over compensating males yields the protein MDPVIKSSESSCATAKKRFYSCFVPLCTNNSVRNPDKTFVIVPSDDGVRKKWFQAVGKEYKFIFKTVIYCCEDHFDLKNDADNTISTEKKLILKKDVVPYIFKCRETSEEKPEAVIVEQKKHEIFDSVLQAHPLDSSLKMDEESNVFSSKITRSARLLKNNLSDLLHTVHAQPVEQKKKDKIFFCDFQPRTDKHFESKRKTRFKVKTVREIRHSFEKDIYSYLPTELEKQQNVLLRKIRSGSSRDENTKTLAKNMLKCDKPVSRAAWQMLMNLNPEDCTHSTQFVLLNGKLIRVNGSKGGKYKFLCKYDLGEKKKPIRMKSSLKRKSLIKKKGLLQNSLSINFKPGPLTKKTLLDDSYQKYHVGDIELLKLPMPGLEIQPTIGKAVDPAVAKFLHNMQQADGTISDKWAEFSVSVLSTIKNENIVQCEDQSHVTFDLSYKCDQQRILMRRDICSDFHKSITKHTSQPMDITREDCVEISEIQKILDEMLHSVQISVEQENMYTGDDEPRIPEDTHSNGTNVLVKDKPKRKYGELEKLDVTIIRLSEAPDINPTNMCPKAHCALGCLCASLECALKFKRHCGRSECMFECKCDFSKYKVIDSFERDCSDLIPGLLNIDSAMSSKMAKEEQKFHQTVIVTSENSMLLKSKRRDWKSSRKYADFYSSMCLKAESKSDRVPAIALEKLKLDNVETWCMIHNLYKCFCKCIFTDNSVSDAIVDENKVNNFVQKNDLSLEKPNENVEKNNGKTRVSAFSQQDRIFSFKKSMKGMCDLFGKEPVEYFPDVIFDSESARVKPFTGRKYCNEHYLNANKKIIELEKHDHILRNRMMVLMNKCANESLAQADTVVEPVSDKTIETSTQPSAPVTSDEETVPQIKIFTKKSLPDKKKLVAWLETSYKHYKQRIAQGIVKVSLDPPKLGKMALYPWEFILSRYRDKKNLFLISKEPQYRIFMAVDTKNPFFNNCIDINDIRFADLHKYPSTVKNLLTNATDLKDNFCILCGLTSCWELIGSVTKICDQKESKTEIQLNNENPKDDIPEEIPMVYESADSNAEIASREQQKAEHETKTKDSETIPESSKWFVMTVEKDFDEIQFYNKGFFVKLESIIKAISVARSTGKTVRLSSQKCADTTGPQFGIYAIPNHNESCVFVGPYEKDESLGIETVKNIFCLRQQRRTRGVWITTKKLDNFQVIDNPLSFMPPKNTPMAEMMTLAGNCVNTGKNPEYLTETNEVKAPVSQKKTDLKRQEDTKILKPIKIRKTNGFFHLAPNGTLKQISPQKYNAHSNVHSPAVLDTSLTKQAESRSPLLSNASSILANIPPPTLVTIHKRPIAEIAPHVKIPEPCKKERGMFILKPEEINKRLLQHQMPSTSHRLNPREHNVNSTDEQEIEMDIENFLATAEECVAPNDDILIISDEETDVESKVNACPIKRWTKVWIECKTVNDLGWIPGRRNEGGLVSFEFPGFKYTEFYEKEEAFAKLNQVLSRKVYIPKNINLEWSIAESEQVLATKHMLKSDALEPDSVMTKRGIRRRHVLVSGKSLLKNEVEDGENSKVEGNNKESTFNLEKPQDCIEDLEKTSQLLEDEGQRLWNTLKTNSDNTEALDDLREQIAARLQSMVSNM